The Saprospiraceae bacterium genome includes a window with the following:
- a CDS encoding helix-turn-helix transcriptional regulator: NLFSEVEGTTIEKYFIAQKIEKVKELLVYDELSLSEIAYQMNYSSVGYLSNQFKKVTGLTPTHFKNIKEIKRKPLDEV, encoded by the coding sequence AAATCTGTTTTCCGAAGTTGAAGGAACGACTATAGAAAAATATTTCATTGCTCAAAAAATTGAGAAGGTGAAAGAACTTTTGGTTTATGACGAATTATCATTAAGCGAAATTGCTTATCAAATGAATTATTCGAGTGTTGGATATTTGAGCAATCAGTTTAAAAAAGTTACAGGACTTACCCCTACTCACTTTAAGAATATCAAGGAAATAAAGCGCAAACCACTAGACGAAGTGTAA